GTGGTCGAATTCGAGAATTATCGCCTCGACCTGTCCGATGCCTTCGCCTTTGACACCAATCTGCGGCTGAAACCATCGGACATGTTTCTGCATGAATTGCTGCGCCCCGACCCGCGAAACTTCGTTTACGGCACGCAGAAGCAGGAAATGGCGGCGGAAGGTCATTCGCGGCTGGCGGCGCCGCTTTATAATATCGCGCTCGTCATGCTGGCTCTCTGCTTCATGATCCGCGGCGAACATCAGCGGCTGGGCTATGGGCGGCGTATCGTCATCTGTGCGGTGCTGGGCTTCGTTTTGCGTCTGTCGGGCTTCGCAGCGGCATCTGCGGCCGAGGACACAATCAGCCTCAACAGCCTGCAATATGCCATTCCGCTCGTGACCATGCTGCTCTGCGGTATCTATCTGATCATGCGGCCCCGCCCGGTCAAACTGGGGGCGGGCCGCCGGAGAGCGGCCTATGTGGCCAGTGTCGAGAAACTCGGGACGAGCGGATAGTGCCCTATACGCTGACCCGATATATCTTCCTGCGCGCCCTGCGCAGCCTGTTCGTCGCCTTTTTCGTGGTCACGAGCATCATCATGCTGGTCGATTTCGTCGAGGCCAATCGCGACCTCGGGGCGGAACTGGACATATCGTCCCTGCAGCTTCTGTGGCTGACGGCTCTCAAGACGCCCAGCCTGATCGAACAGACCATTCCTTTCGTCGTGCTGTTCGGCATGATGGGCGCGATCAATGGCATGAACCGCCGTTCGGAACTGATCGTGATGCGCGCTTCCGGACAGTCCGCCTGGTCGATCATAAGGCCCTGCCTGTGGCTCGCCGCCTTGCTCGGCATTGCGTGGGCGCTCGCCTTCAATCCCCTGTCCACGCGCATGAATGATCAATTCGAAGCGCTGTCTGCGGAATGGATGGGCGGCGATCAGCAACTTTTCGAGCGCGATATCTGGCTCCGCGAGGGACGTGACGATCAGCAGATCGTCATCCGTGCGCCATCTGTTGATCTCGCCGCGCGCACCCTCGACAATCCGACGTTCTACATTCTCGAA
This genomic window from Algimonas porphyrae contains:
- a CDS encoding LptF/LptG family permease; the protein is MPYTLTRYIFLRALRSLFVAFFVVTSIIMLVDFVEANRDLGAELDISSLQLLWLTALKTPSLIEQTIPFVVLFGMMGAINGMNRRSELIVMRASGQSAWSIIRPCLWLAALLGIAWALAFNPLSTRMNDQFEALSAEWMGGDQQLFERDIWLREGRDDQQIVIRAPSVDLAARTLDNPTFYILERDSEGDPRFARRYDAASAQLVVQGYWQLLDVIENVPGEQPERLDAVSLPTTIDTQILSEQAGGRAQAGFWEMPTTIRENEKAGFSARDLRLKFNRLLSLPVMLIAMTFIAAGVSMSLTREGGTLRLLITGSALGFTVFFADSMVGAFGEVAILPVYVAAWSIPLIVLFLGVGYLAKIEDG